TGTGTATGGATTTAGTGGACAAGTGCCTCTTCTCCGGCAATCACTTCTATCTGCTTATCTGTGTAAGTGAATCTTCCGGTATGGGCTATAAAAACATCCTTTTGTACCAGTAAATCTTTATTTGCTAACAGTGATTTCAGGCTTACACTACCAATCACATACTTAAAGTCATTCCTTGAAAAACGTTCTACAATGTTTTCAATCTTCAGTTTTTCAACGGTATATTCATGTGTATATCTCAGGTAAACTTCGATATTTACATTGTCTGTATGAATCAGCCCGTTTTGCTGATGAAACTTTTTGTACTCATATCTGTAGCCATATCTTAAGGCTGCAATATCAGATAAAACTGCCGCGCCAGTTGGATGTCCACCAGCACCTTTTCCGAAAAAGAACTGTTTGTCTGCAAAAGCAGCCTGTACAGTAACTCCATTGTATTCATTTTCTACGTTATATAAAAAATCATCAGATTTCACAAACTTAGGCAATACATAAGTTACCACTTGCTTGGTACTGATTTTACGCGCCGTAGGTACCAGTTTAATCTTGTAATTCTTTTCTCTTGCATATTGAATATCCTGCTCTGATAAGTTCTGGATACCAACATTCAGGATTTTATCCGGATCAATAAATAAGCCGTAAGCATGAGCAGTCGCAATGGCCAGTTTAAACTTAGGGTCATAACCACCAACATCCATAATCGGATCAGTTTCTGCAAAACCAAGTTCCTGTGCTTGTTTCAAAGCAACATCATATGGCATATTCTCGTTGAATATTTTAGATAAAATATAGTTCGATGAACCATTGAAGATCCCGCTTATTCCATGCAGCAGTTCATTGTCATAATACTCTTCCAGGTTTCTGATAATTGGAATACTGCCACATACTGCGCCTTCATAAAGTAAGGAAGCCCCGTATTTAGCTTGTAATTCTACTAATTCTTCTAAATGATTGGCAATCATTTTTTTATTGGCAGAGACTACATGTTTTCCACTGGTCAATGCTTTTTTTGCAATAGCAAACGCTGCGTCTGCATCATCTATTAATTCTACAATCGTGTTAATCTCCGGATTATTTAAAATCTCATCATGATCGGTAGTAAATAGCCCGGCATCCAGACTACGTTTCTTATCCGGATTTTTGATGGCTATTTTAATAATTTCCAGATTTAAATCCTGGCCACGGATGATGTCATGTAGGCCCTGTCCCACAACTCCAAAACCGAA
The sequence above is drawn from the Pedobacter cryoconitis genome and encodes:
- a CDS encoding homoserine dehydrogenase → MSKKLKIGIFGFGVVGQGLHDIIRGQDLNLEIIKIAIKNPDKKRSLDAGLFTTDHDEILNNPEINTIVELIDDADAAFAIAKKALTSGKHVVSANKKMIANHLEELVELQAKYGASLLYEGAVCGSIPIIRNLEEYYDNELLHGISGIFNGSSNYILSKIFNENMPYDVALKQAQELGFAETDPIMDVGGYDPKFKLAIATAHAYGLFIDPDKILNVGIQNLSEQDIQYAREKNYKIKLVPTARKISTKQVVTYVLPKFVKSDDFLYNVENEYNGVTVQAAFADKQFFFGKGAGGHPTGAAVLSDIAALRYGYRYEYKKFHQQNGLIHTDNVNIEVYLRYTHEYTVEKLKIENIVERFSRNDFKYVIGSVSLKSLLANKDLLVQKDVFIAHTGRFTYTDKQIEVIAGEEALVH